One part of the Panthera leo isolate Ple1 chromosome D4, P.leo_Ple1_pat1.1, whole genome shotgun sequence genome encodes these proteins:
- the SLC25A25 gene encoding calcium-binding mitochondrial carrier protein SCaMC-2 isoform X2, producing the protein MLQMLWPFLSSFLPRAGCQGSREGNDNEVRGTPAPARGDQMSSFLGKQDGRAEATEKRPTILLVVGPAEQFPKKIVQAGDKDLDGQLDFEEFVHYLQDHEKKLRLVFKSLDKKNDGRIDAQEIMQSLRDLGVKISEQQAEKILKSMDKNGTMTIDWNEWRDYHLLHPVENIPEIILYWKHSTIFDVGENLTVPDEFTVEERQTGMWWRHLVAGGGAGAVSRTCTAPLDRLKVLMQVHASRSNNMCIVGGFTQMIREGGAKSLWRGNGINVLKIAPESAIKFMAYEQIKRLVGSDQETLRIHERLVAGSLAGAIAQSSIYPMEVLKTRMALRKTGQYSGMLDCARKILAREGMAAFYKGYVPNMLGIIPYAGIDLAVYETLKNAWLQRYAVNSADPGVFVLLACGTMSSTCGQLASYPLALVRTRMQAQASIEGAPEVTMSSLFRQILRTEGAFGLYRGLAPNFMKVIPAVSISYVVYENLKITLGVQSR; encoded by the exons ATGTTGCAGATGCTGTGGCCTTTTCTGTCCAGCTTTCTCCCTAGGGCTGGGTGCCAAGGCTCCAGAGAGGGGAACGATAATGAAGTCAGAGGCACCCCGGCTCCAGCTCGGGGAGACCAGATGTCAAGCTTTTTGGGGAAACAGGACGGAAGGGCTGAGGCCACGGAAAAGAGACCCACCATTTTGCTGGTGGTCGGACCTGCAGAGCAATTTCCTAAG AAAATCGTGCAAGCTGGAGATAAAGACCTCGACGGGCAACTCGACTTTGAAGAATTTGTCCATTATCTGCAAGATCATGAGAAGAAGCTGAGGCTGGTGTTCAAGAGTTTGGACAAGAAGAATGATG GACGAATCGACGCTCAGGAGATCATGCAGTCCCTGCGGGACCTGGGAGTCAAGATCTCCGAACAGCAGGCAGAAAAAATTCTCAAGAG CATGGATAAAAACGGCACGATGACCATCGACTGGAACGAGTGGAGAGACTACCACCTCCTGCATCCCGTGGAAAACATCCCCGAGATCATCCTGTACTGGAAGCATTCCACG ATCTTCGATGTGGGTGAGAATCTGACGGTCCCCGACGAATTcacagtggaggagaggcagacgGGGATGTGGTGGAGACACCTCGTGGCTGGAGGCGGGGCAGGGGCTGTGTCCAGAACTTGCACGGCACCCCTGGACAGACTCAAGGTGCTTATGCAG GTCCACGCTTCCCGAAGCAACAACATGTGCATCGTGGGTGGGTTCACCCAGATGATTCGAGAAGGTGGGGCCAAATCCCTCTGGCGGGGCAATGGCATCAACGTCCTCAAAATTGCCCCTGAGTCGGCCATCAAATTCATGGCCTATGAACAG ATCAAGCGTCTTGTGGGGAGTGACCAGGAGACTCTGAGGATTCACGAGAGACTTGTGGCAGGGTCGTTGGCTGGGGCCATCGCGCAGAGTAGCATCTATCCAATGGAG GTTCTGAAGACCCGGATGGCCCTGCGCAAGACAGGACAGTACTCGGGCATGCTGGACTGTGCCAGGAAGATCCTGGCCAGAGAAGGGATGGCCGCCTTCTACAAAGGCTATGTTCCCAACATGCTGGGGATCATCCCCTACGCTGGGATAGACCTAGCCGTCTACGAG aCGCTCAAGAACGCCTGGCTGCAGCGCTATGCGGTAAACAGCGCCGACCCTGGCGTATTTGTGCTCCTGGCCTGTGGCACCATGTCCAGCACCTGTGGTCAGCTGGCCAGCTACCCACTGGCCCTGGTCAGGACCCGGATGCAGGCCCAAG CCTCCATCGAGGGCGCCCCGGAGGTGACCATGAGCAGCCTCTTCAGACAGATCCTGCGGACCGAGGGCGCCTTTGGCCTGTACCGGGGGCTGGCCCCCAACTTCATGAAGGTGATCCCGGCCGTGAGCATCAGCTACGTGGTTTACGAGAACCTGAAGATCACCCTGGGCGTGCAGTCGCGGTGA
- the SLC25A25 gene encoding calcium-binding mitochondrial carrier protein SCaMC-2 isoform X3, with product MLCLCLYVPLIGETQTEFQYFESKGLPAELKSIFKLSVFIPSQEFSTYRQWKQKIVQAGDKDLDGQLDFEEFVHYLQDHEKKLRLVFKSLDKKNDGRIDAQEIMQSLRDLGVKISEQQAEKILKSMDKNGTMTIDWNEWRDYHLLHPVENIPEIILYWKHSTIFDVGENLTVPDEFTVEERQTGMWWRHLVAGGGAGAVSRTCTAPLDRLKVLMQVHASRSNNMCIVGGFTQMIREGGAKSLWRGNGINVLKIAPESAIKFMAYEQIKRLVGSDQETLRIHERLVAGSLAGAIAQSSIYPMEVLKTRMALRKTGQYSGMLDCARKILAREGMAAFYKGYVPNMLGIIPYAGIDLAVYETLKNAWLQRYAVNSADPGVFVLLACGTMSSTCGQLASYPLALVRTRMQAQASIEGAPEVTMSSLFRQILRTEGAFGLYRGLAPNFMKVIPAVSISYVVYENLKITLGVQSR from the exons ATGCTCTGCCTGTGCCTCTACGTGCCGCTCATCGGGGAGACCCAGACCGAATTCCAGTACTTCGAGTCCAAGGGGCTTCCCGCCGAGCTGAAGTCCATCTTCAAACTCAGCGTCTTTATCCCCTCCCAGGAGTTCTCCACCTACCGCCAGTGGAAGCAG AAAATCGTGCAAGCTGGAGATAAAGACCTCGACGGGCAACTCGACTTTGAAGAATTTGTCCATTATCTGCAAGATCATGAGAAGAAGCTGAGGCTGGTGTTCAAGAGTTTGGACAAGAAGAATGATG GACGAATCGACGCTCAGGAGATCATGCAGTCCCTGCGGGACCTGGGAGTCAAGATCTCCGAACAGCAGGCAGAAAAAATTCTCAAGAG CATGGATAAAAACGGCACGATGACCATCGACTGGAACGAGTGGAGAGACTACCACCTCCTGCATCCCGTGGAAAACATCCCCGAGATCATCCTGTACTGGAAGCATTCCACG ATCTTCGATGTGGGTGAGAATCTGACGGTCCCCGACGAATTcacagtggaggagaggcagacgGGGATGTGGTGGAGACACCTCGTGGCTGGAGGCGGGGCAGGGGCTGTGTCCAGAACTTGCACGGCACCCCTGGACAGACTCAAGGTGCTTATGCAG GTCCACGCTTCCCGAAGCAACAACATGTGCATCGTGGGTGGGTTCACCCAGATGATTCGAGAAGGTGGGGCCAAATCCCTCTGGCGGGGCAATGGCATCAACGTCCTCAAAATTGCCCCTGAGTCGGCCATCAAATTCATGGCCTATGAACAG ATCAAGCGTCTTGTGGGGAGTGACCAGGAGACTCTGAGGATTCACGAGAGACTTGTGGCAGGGTCGTTGGCTGGGGCCATCGCGCAGAGTAGCATCTATCCAATGGAG GTTCTGAAGACCCGGATGGCCCTGCGCAAGACAGGACAGTACTCGGGCATGCTGGACTGTGCCAGGAAGATCCTGGCCAGAGAAGGGATGGCCGCCTTCTACAAAGGCTATGTTCCCAACATGCTGGGGATCATCCCCTACGCTGGGATAGACCTAGCCGTCTACGAG aCGCTCAAGAACGCCTGGCTGCAGCGCTATGCGGTAAACAGCGCCGACCCTGGCGTATTTGTGCTCCTGGCCTGTGGCACCATGTCCAGCACCTGTGGTCAGCTGGCCAGCTACCCACTGGCCCTGGTCAGGACCCGGATGCAGGCCCAAG CCTCCATCGAGGGCGCCCCGGAGGTGACCATGAGCAGCCTCTTCAGACAGATCCTGCGGACCGAGGGCGCCTTTGGCCTGTACCGGGGGCTGGCCCCCAACTTCATGAAGGTGATCCCGGCCGTGAGCATCAGCTACGTGGTTTACGAGAACCTGAAGATCACCCTGGGCGTGCAGTCGCGGTGA